A region of Salvelinus fontinalis isolate EN_2023a unplaced genomic scaffold, ASM2944872v1 scaffold_0595, whole genome shotgun sequence DNA encodes the following proteins:
- the LOC129846596 gene encoding solute carrier family 66 member 2-like translates to MDNRLGLGDEEEGDVGTLWHSLHWLTSCVMVVGGALPYTSQYQQILRTKNTDGFSTRVCLVLLVANILRILFWFGKQFEVTLLLQSVVMILTMLVMLNLCCSVQNTNRISTKQHHITDLDPRFFWNWDGFEDYLIFMLAFTLPCAFTTLILLDSSLFVESLGFLAVLTEAMLGLPQLLQNQRNHSTTGMSVNMVLLWMAGDSFKTAYFALKESPLQFLLCGLTQVLVDLAILYQVCLYSQDPWDKLA, encoded by the exons atggacaacagactgggtctgggtgatgaggaggagggagatgtggGGACCCTGTGGCACTCTTTGCACTGGCTGACGTCCTGTGTGATGGTGGTCGGAGGGGCTCTGCCCTACACCTCACAGTACCAGCAGATCCTTCGGACCAAGAACACAGACGGCTTCTCTACACGCGTCTGCCTGGTTCTGCTGGTCGCTAACATCCTCCGCATCCTCTTCTG GTTTGGGAAGCAGTTTGAGGTGACTCTGCTCCTGCAGAGTGTGGTGATGATTCTCACCATGCTGGTGATGCTCAACCTCTGCTGCTCTGTACAGAACACCAACCGTATCAGCACCAAACAGCACCACATCACAG atCTGGACCCCCGGTTCTTTTGGAACTGGGATGGCTTTGAGGACTACCTCATCTTCATGTTGGCCTTCACGCTGCCCTGTGCCTTCACCACCCTTATCCTCCTGGACTCCTCTCTGTTTGTGGAGTCCCTGGGCTTCCTGGCCGTGCTGACGGAGGCCATGCTGGGGCTACCACAGCTGCTCCAGAACCAACGCAACCACTCCACCACCGGCATGAG TGTGAACATGGTCCTACTGTGGATGGCCGGGGACAGCTTCAAGACGGCCTACTTTGCCCTGAAGGAGAGCCCGCTCCAGTTCCTGTTGTGTGGGCTGACTCAGGTACTGGTGGATCTGGCTATCCTCTATCAAGTGTGTCTCTACAGCCAAGACCCCTGGGACAAACTGgcttaa
- the LOC129846595 gene encoding heat shock factor-binding protein 1-like isoform X2, with amino-acid sequence MSEIQDPKSVQDLTGVVQTLLQQMQDKFQTMSDQIIGRIDEMSGRIDDLEKNIGDLMTQAGVEEMEAENKVKEEQGSA; translated from the exons ATGTCAGAGATCCAGGATCCGAAATCTGTACAGGACCTGACTGGGGTG GTCCAGACATTGCTGCAGCAGATGCAGGATAAATTCCAGACCATGTCAGACCAGATCATTGGAAGAA TCGATGAGATGAGTGGCCGCATCGATGACCTGGAAAAGAACATTGGTGACCTGATGACCCAGGCTggggtggaggagatggaggcGGAGAACAAGGtcaaggaggaacagggctctgctTAA
- the LOC129846595 gene encoding heat shock factor-binding protein 1-like isoform X1, which translates to MSEIQDPKSVQDLTGVVSRITELTVQTLLQQMQDKFQTMSDQIIGRIDEMSGRIDDLEKNIGDLMTQAGVEEMEAENKVKEEQGSA; encoded by the exons ATGTCAGAGATCCAGGATCCGAAATCTGTACAGGACCTGACTGGGGTGGTGAGTCGTATTACCGAGCTAACG GTCCAGACATTGCTGCAGCAGATGCAGGATAAATTCCAGACCATGTCAGACCAGATCATTGGAAGAA TCGATGAGATGAGTGGCCGCATCGATGACCTGGAAAAGAACATTGGTGACCTGATGACCCAGGCTggggtggaggagatggaggcGGAGAACAAGGtcaaggaggaacagggctctgctTAA